From Halapricum desulfuricans, a single genomic window includes:
- a CDS encoding DUF4260 family protein encodes MEPRTYLRLEGVTVFVSALAAFFVLDGPLWLLVVLALAPDLAMVGYGLKYSSGFKDTHLSIQPAPVSAFVDHE; translated from the coding sequence ATGGAGCCGCGAACCTACCTGCGACTGGAGGGCGTGACCGTCTTCGTCAGTGCACTCGCCGCGTTCTTCGTTCTCGACGGGCCACTGTGGCTGCTCGTCGTCCTCGCGCTCGCTCCCGATCTGGCGATGGTCGGCTACGGGCTGAAGTATTCGAGCGGATTCAAAGATACCCACCTCTCGATCCAGCCCGCGCCAGTCTCCGCGTTCGTCGACCACGAGTGA
- the hmgA gene encoding hydroxymethylglutaryl-CoA reductase (NADPH), whose amino-acid sequence MPSAADLAERVREGDLRLYELEDHADADTAAAARRQLLAEEVGADLETVGDYSFPGERAEPNIENMIGAAQIPMGVAGPLPIDGSAAADDFYVPLATTEGALVASVNRGMGAIRNAGGANAEVLKYGITRAPVFSVADVTEAAEVVEWVEDNEDLIEEVAEETDPHIEYQDVTPYVVGDNVFLRFDFDTGDAMGMNMVTIASRSVAETIEAETPASLVAVSGNLCTDKKPAAINAVEGRGYTVAADVVIPRAVVEDRFGTTPEAIAEVNTRKNLVGSAKAASLGFNAHVANVVGAAFLALGQDEAHVVDGSNAITSVEAREDGLYASVTFSSLPVGTVGGGTGLPTQSEALEVLGLAGGGDPVGTNGDALAEVIAAAGLAGELSLLGALAGRHLASAHEEHGR is encoded by the coding sequence ATGCCAAGCGCAGCAGACCTCGCCGAGCGCGTCAGGGAGGGCGACCTCCGGCTGTACGAACTCGAAGATCATGCCGACGCCGACACGGCGGCCGCGGCCCGCCGACAGCTCCTCGCGGAGGAAGTCGGGGCCGACCTGGAGACGGTCGGGGACTACTCGTTCCCGGGCGAACGCGCCGAGCCCAACATCGAGAACATGATCGGCGCGGCCCAGATCCCGATGGGCGTCGCCGGTCCACTCCCCATCGACGGCTCGGCGGCCGCGGACGACTTCTACGTTCCGCTCGCGACGACGGAAGGGGCACTCGTCGCCAGCGTCAACCGCGGGATGGGCGCCATCCGCAACGCCGGCGGTGCCAACGCCGAGGTCCTGAAGTACGGGATCACCCGCGCGCCCGTCTTCTCGGTCGCGGACGTCACAGAGGCCGCCGAGGTTGTCGAGTGGGTCGAGGACAACGAGGACCTCATCGAAGAGGTCGCTGAGGAGACCGACCCACACATCGAGTACCAGGACGTCACGCCCTACGTCGTCGGCGACAACGTCTTCCTCCGGTTCGATTTCGACACCGGCGACGCGATGGGGATGAACATGGTGACCATCGCCAGCCGGTCGGTCGCCGAGACGATCGAGGCAGAGACGCCGGCCTCGCTGGTCGCGGTCTCGGGCAACCTCTGTACCGACAAAAAGCCCGCCGCGATCAACGCCGTCGAGGGCCGCGGGTACACGGTCGCCGCCGACGTCGTCATCCCGAGAGCCGTCGTCGAGGACCGCTTCGGGACCACGCCCGAAGCCATCGCCGAGGTCAACACCCGAAAGAATCTGGTCGGCAGCGCCAAGGCCGCCAGTCTGGGGTTCAACGCTCACGTCGCTAACGTCGTCGGCGCGGCCTTCCTCGCGCTGGGTCAGGACGAAGCCCACGTCGTCGACGGCTCGAACGCGATCACGAGCGTCGAGGCCCGCGAGGACGGCCTTTACGCCTCTGTGACTTTCTCCTCGCTGCCGGTCGGCACCGTCGGCGGCGGAACCGGCCTGCCGACCCAGTCCGAGGCGCTCGAGGTGCTCGGCCTCGCCGGCGGTGGCGACCCCGTCGGGACGAACGGCGACGCGCTGGCGGAGGTCATCGCCGCGGCGGGACTCGCCGGCGAACTCTCGCTGCTCGGCGCGCTCGCCGGCCGACACCTCGCCAGCGCCCACGAGGAACACGGACGGTAG
- a CDS encoding ABC1 kinase family protein, which produces MDNGSPDGSGPESVAGSRAARTSGQGPPASDGKSVGFGVRLRALWRLLIVVKTFLPLAIKWWRDRRRFLLFGGGRDVTEDQRRERAEFLLSAFVSLGPTFIKLGQLLSTRPDVLPGAYVDVLSRLQDRVPPDPWDDIEPLLDEEIGDVESVFESFDREPISGASLGQVYTARLDGDRVAVKVLRPGIRRRVEADIRVLSVLVPILARFSSPSQQFTLENITEEFATSIRREMNYQLEAQTLERIAENFADDPKIRLPDVESEYSTDRVLVMEYVEGVKITDLDALDRRGIDRSALVERLENAYMRMIVEHGLFHADPHPGNLAVQEDGTIVFYDFGMAGRLGEQTREQLFEFYVAVAEDDVDRMIDAFVAMGALDPAADRQLMAEGFELVLDSFRGEDISQYRVAELFEQFQGRMQEMPMRLPQDLALVVRVSSVLEGVCRTLDPDFDFIDVLKEYVADRATETGTADRVRGEVRSRVVEFERGVRRVPGQLDAALDRAERGALRTSMDIESENGVFSRLARQVVFGSATGAAVVATAGLYGVGSGLWAVVAGGAALLLGVLTKRSFRTTGPHRDVQAGTAMAQRSLQGRRQGKGEQGRGK; this is translated from the coding sequence ATGGACAACGGCTCACCAGACGGATCCGGTCCGGAATCAGTGGCCGGCTCTCGGGCGGCCCGTACCAGCGGGCAGGGGCCGCCCGCGAGCGACGGCAAGTCCGTCGGATTCGGGGTTCGGTTGCGCGCGCTGTGGCGGCTGCTGATCGTCGTCAAGACGTTCCTGCCGCTGGCGATCAAGTGGTGGCGCGACCGTCGGCGCTTCCTACTGTTCGGTGGCGGGCGCGATGTCACCGAGGACCAGCGCCGCGAACGCGCCGAGTTCCTGCTTTCGGCGTTCGTCTCGCTGGGCCCGACGTTCATCAAGCTCGGACAGTTGCTCTCGACGCGCCCGGACGTGCTCCCGGGGGCGTACGTGGACGTGCTGTCCCGACTGCAGGACCGGGTCCCGCCCGATCCCTGGGACGACATCGAACCGCTGCTGGACGAGGAAATCGGCGACGTCGAATCCGTGTTCGAGTCGTTCGACCGCGAGCCGATCAGCGGCGCGAGTCTCGGGCAAGTCTACACCGCGCGACTCGATGGCGACCGGGTGGCAGTGAAGGTCCTGCGGCCGGGAATCAGGCGGCGGGTCGAAGCCGACATCCGGGTGCTGTCGGTACTCGTTCCCATACTGGCCCGGTTTTCGTCCCCGTCCCAGCAGTTCACCCTAGAGAACATCACTGAGGAATTTGCGACCTCGATCCGCCGGGAGATGAATTACCAACTGGAGGCCCAGACGCTCGAACGGATCGCCGAGAACTTCGCCGACGATCCGAAGATCCGCCTGCCGGACGTGGAAAGCGAGTATTCGACCGATCGCGTGCTCGTCATGGAGTACGTCGAGGGCGTCAAGATCACCGACCTGGACGCGCTCGATCGAAGGGGGATCGACCGGTCGGCGCTGGTCGAACGGCTGGAAAACGCATACATGCGAATGATCGTCGAGCACGGGCTCTTTCACGCCGACCCTCATCCGGGCAACCTCGCCGTCCAGGAGGACGGAACGATCGTCTTCTACGACTTCGGGATGGCGGGGCGACTGGGCGAGCAGACTCGCGAGCAGTTGTTCGAGTTCTACGTCGCCGTCGCCGAGGACGACGTCGATCGGATGATCGACGCGTTCGTCGCGATGGGTGCACTCGATCCAGCTGCAGACCGACAGCTGATGGCCGAGGGGTTCGAGCTCGTGCTGGACAGTTTCCGCGGCGAGGACATCAGCCAGTATCGGGTGGCCGAGCTCTTCGAGCAGTTCCAGGGGAGGATGCAGGAGATGCCGATGCGTCTCCCCCAGGACCTCGCGCTCGTCGTCCGGGTTTCGAGCGTCCTCGAAGGGGTCTGTCGGACGCTCGATCCCGATTTCGATTTCATCGACGTCCTCAAGGAGTACGTCGCCGATCGGGCGACCGAGACCGGGACCGCGGACCGGGTTCGCGGGGAAGTACGCTCGCGCGTAGTCGAGTTCGAACGGGGCGTGCGCCGGGTTCCGGGACAGCTCGACGCAGCACTGGATCGAGCAGAGCGCGGCGCGCTCCGCACGTCGATGGACATCGAGTCAGAGAACGGCGTGTTCAGTCGCCTGGCCCGCCAGGTCGTGTTCGGGAGCGCGACCGGCGCCGCCGTCGTCGCCACCGCAGGGCTGTACGGCGTCGGCAGCGGATTGTGGGCGGTCGTGGCCGGCGGCGCGGCGTTGCTGCTCGGCGTGCTCACGAAGCGCTCGTTTCGGACGACGGGACCGCACCGGGACGTCCAGGCTGGGACCGCGATGGCCCAGCGCAGCCTCCAGGGACGAAGACAGGGCAAAGGCGAGCAGGGACGCGGTAAGTGA